A stretch of Vannielia litorea DNA encodes these proteins:
- a CDS encoding glycosyltransferase family 2 protein yields MPLRRRIELGALRSYRLRLQRKRWRIRALRKRRELSVIADRSSAVRSGDVLVFVTLRNERIRLPYFLEYYRKLGAAHFFVVDNGSDDGSREYLQDQADVSLWHTEHSYKRARFGVDWLNWLQRKYAHGHWTLVVDVDEFFVYPFCDTRPIRALTDWLDASSIKSFSAMLLDMYPKGPIDALPYSEGQNPLEIASYFDSGNYQITRNRLYGNLWIQGGPRARAFFGDAPERAPALNKIPLVKWDRSYTYVSSTHMLLPRGLNLVYDEWGGEKASGILLHAKFLDTFTAKSEEELERGQHYAASHEYKAYARVLRENPDFWTKWSERYINWRQLEILGLMSKGNWA; encoded by the coding sequence ATGCCCTTGAGGCGAAGGATAGAGTTGGGCGCTTTGAGATCATACCGCTTGCGGCTCCAGCGGAAGCGCTGGCGCATCCGTGCCTTGCGCAAGCGGCGCGAGCTTTCTGTCATTGCCGACCGCAGTTCCGCCGTCCGCTCGGGGGACGTGCTGGTGTTCGTGACCCTGCGCAACGAACGTATCCGCCTGCCCTATTTCCTGGAGTATTACCGCAAGCTCGGCGCGGCCCATTTCTTCGTGGTGGACAACGGCTCCGACGATGGCTCGCGCGAGTATCTGCAAGACCAGGCCGATGTATCGCTCTGGCATACCGAACACAGCTACAAGCGTGCCCGCTTCGGGGTGGATTGGCTCAACTGGCTGCAACGCAAATACGCCCACGGTCATTGGACGCTGGTTGTCGATGTCGACGAGTTCTTCGTCTACCCGTTCTGCGATACGCGGCCGATCCGCGCGCTGACAGACTGGCTCGATGCCTCGTCTATCAAGTCGTTCTCGGCCATGCTGCTCGACATGTATCCGAAAGGGCCGATCGACGCGCTGCCCTACAGCGAGGGGCAGAACCCGCTCGAGATCGCCAGCTACTTCGACAGCGGCAACTACCAGATCACCCGCAACCGCCTCTATGGCAACCTCTGGATCCAGGGCGGCCCACGGGCGCGCGCCTTCTTCGGCGATGCCCCCGAGCGCGCGCCGGCGCTTAACAAGATCCCGCTGGTGAAGTGGGACAGGAGCTATACCTACGTCAGCTCGACCCACATGCTTCTGCCGCGCGGGCTGAACCTCGTCTATGACGAGTGGGGCGGAGAGAAGGCCAGCGGCATCCTCCTGCACGCCAAGTTTCTCGATACCTTCACCGCCAAGTCGGAGGAGGAGCTGGAGCGCGGGCAGCACTACGCGGCGAGCCACGAATACAAGGCCTATGCCCGCGTCCTCCGCGAGAATCCCGATTTCTGGACCAAGTGGAGCGAGCGCTACATCAACTGGCGGCAGCTCGAGATCCTCGGGCTGATGTCCAAGGGGAACTGGGCCTGA
- a CDS encoding glycosyltransferase family 4 protein, translated as MKGDVRARCLDLTRLVSRVGRGPLTGVDRVERAYLDRLIAEPAPLFGLIRLPLSFALLDQQGVVALAARLAGHAPWGSADLQGLLNRRLTPLQRRVHADIRRISRATCLRARLPAMLDRHLPDGTCYLNVGHANLGARMLSAMSARGAEITVLVHDMIPLDFPQYQRDGQPDAFEAAMRRVSRFATRIIYNSRHSRDRGAHWFAQFGRVPDGVVALLGIDEAHPDPSGVPHDLPTDRPYFVTTGTIEPRKNHALLLDAWDHLAEMSGETPALFIIGTRGWKNEALFARLDASPRRGRDIFELTGLADGAVASLTAGARAALFPSRAEGFGLPPAEALALGTPALVNDLPVYREFLGDLPVYLAGNDSYLWAKTIHEMATVGRAVPRVELERLQLPTWEAHFNKVLSKT; from the coding sequence ATGAAAGGTGATGTCCGCGCGCGCTGCCTCGATCTGACACGCCTCGTGTCACGGGTCGGGCGCGGCCCGCTGACCGGCGTGGACCGGGTCGAACGTGCCTATCTCGATCGGCTCATCGCAGAGCCCGCGCCCCTTTTCGGGCTCATCCGCCTGCCGCTCTCCTTCGCCCTGCTCGACCAGCAGGGGGTGGTGGCCCTTGCGGCCCGCCTGGCGGGCCATGCGCCTTGGGGCAGCGCCGACCTTCAGGGCCTTCTCAACCGTAGGCTCACACCGCTCCAGCGCAGGGTTCATGCCGATATTCGCCGCATCTCCCGCGCCACCTGCCTGCGTGCGCGCCTGCCCGCCATGCTCGACCGTCACCTGCCCGACGGCACCTGCTATCTCAACGTCGGCCACGCCAACCTCGGCGCACGTATGCTCTCCGCCATGTCCGCCCGTGGTGCCGAGATCACCGTGCTGGTCCACGACATGATCCCGCTGGATTTTCCTCAGTACCAGCGCGACGGGCAGCCCGATGCCTTCGAAGCCGCGATGCGCCGGGTCAGCCGCTTTGCCACCCGGATCATCTACAATTCACGCCATTCACGGGACCGCGGCGCGCACTGGTTTGCACAGTTCGGTCGGGTGCCGGATGGGGTCGTCGCCCTGCTCGGGATCGACGAGGCCCACCCCGATCCGTCCGGAGTGCCGCATGACCTGCCCACCGACCGGCCCTATTTCGTGACCACCGGCACCATCGAGCCGCGCAAGAACCATGCGCTCCTGCTCGATGCCTGGGATCACCTCGCCGAGATGTCCGGCGAAACGCCCGCGCTCTTCATCATCGGGACCCGTGGCTGGAAGAATGAGGCGCTTTTCGCCCGGCTCGATGCCTCGCCCCGGCGCGGGCGCGACATCTTCGAGCTCACCGGCCTGGCCGATGGGGCCGTCGCCTCGCTGACCGCAGGGGCAAGGGCCGCCCTGTTTCCGTCGCGCGCGGAAGGCTTCGGCCTGCCGCCTGCAGAGGCGCTCGCGCTGGGCACACCCGCCCTCGTGAACGACCTGCCGGTTTACCGCGAGTTCCTCGGGGATTTGCCAGTTTACCTAGCTGGCAACGATAGTTATCTATGGGCCAAGACCATTCATGAAATGGCAACAGTGGGTCGGGCGGTGCCGAGGGTCGAGCTGGAGCGGTTGCAACTCCCCACATGGGAGGCGCATTTCAATAAAGTCTTAAGCAAGACCTGA
- the galE gene encoding UDP-glucose 4-epimerase GalE, with product MEHVLVTGGAGYIGAHACKALKAAGYVPVAFDNLSTGWRDAVKFGPLHEGNLLDRASLDAAFAAYKPVAVMHFAALSLVGESMKDPGKYWRENVTGAANLADAAVAAGCLDFVFSSTCATYGDQDGVVLDEDTAQLPINAYGSSKLAIEQLLADFEAAHGLRSVIFRYFNVAGSDPEAEVGEQHVPETHLIPLMLDAIAGKRDALTIYGTDYNTPDGTCVRDYVHVSDLVDAHVKGLKWLKDGKASRVFCLGSGDGFSVREVVEASRAVTNRPVPVVEGGRRAGDAAVLVSGSRRAVEELGWEPKRSDISTMIADAWRWHQSEPYER from the coding sequence ATGGAGCATGTTCTTGTCACCGGCGGAGCCGGCTACATCGGGGCTCACGCCTGCAAGGCCCTGAAGGCCGCCGGGTACGTTCCGGTCGCCTTCGACAACCTGTCCACCGGTTGGCGGGACGCGGTCAAGTTCGGCCCGCTGCACGAGGGCAACCTGCTCGACCGTGCCAGCCTTGATGCTGCCTTTGCCGCCTACAAGCCGGTCGCCGTGATGCACTTCGCCGCGCTGTCTCTGGTGGGTGAGAGCATGAAGGACCCGGGCAAGTACTGGCGCGAAAACGTGACGGGCGCCGCCAACCTCGCCGATGCCGCCGTGGCCGCCGGTTGCCTCGATTTCGTCTTTTCCTCCACCTGCGCCACCTATGGCGACCAGGATGGCGTGGTGCTCGATGAAGACACGGCGCAGCTGCCGATCAATGCCTACGGCAGCTCGAAGCTGGCGATCGAGCAGTTGCTGGCCGATTTCGAAGCCGCCCACGGGCTGCGCTCGGTGATCTTCCGCTACTTCAATGTGGCCGGGTCGGACCCCGAGGCCGAGGTGGGCGAGCAGCATGTGCCCGAGACCCACCTGATCCCGCTGATGCTCGATGCCATCGCCGGCAAGCGCGATGCGCTGACCATCTATGGCACCGATTACAACACGCCCGACGGCACCTGCGTTCGTGACTACGTGCATGTCTCCGACTTGGTGGATGCCCATGTGAAGGGCCTGAAGTGGCTGAAGGACGGCAAGGCGAGCCGGGTGTTCTGCCTCGGTTCGGGCGATGGTTTCTCGGTGCGCGAGGTGGTCGAGGCCAGCCGCGCCGTGACCAACCGCCCGGTGCCCGTGGTCGAGGGTGGCCGGCGGGCAGGGGATGCCGCGGTGCTGGTCTCCGGCAGCCGGCGCGCGGTGGAGGAACTGGGCTGGGAGCCGAAGCGGTCGGACATCTCCACGATGATCGCCGACGCCTGGCGCTGGCACCAGTCGGAGCCCTATGAAAGGTGA
- the galU gene encoding UTP--glucose-1-phosphate uridylyltransferase GalU has translation MKKVTKAIFPVAGLGTRFLPATKSIPKEIMTLVDRPLIQYAIDEARAAGIKEFIFVTSRGKGALEDYFDHAPVLEQELRKKGKEQLMEVLKNTNMESGAIAYIRQHKALGLGHAVWCARRLIGNEPFAVILPDDVIAAEKPCLQQMVEAHEETGGCMVAAMEVPPSKASAYGLLAVEEDHGSLVKVSGMVEKPKPEDAPSNLAVIGRYILTPKVLNNLNKKQKGTGGEIQLTDAIAEEIGGKAGVYGYRFNGERFDCGSKAGFLQATVSFGLSRDELRDELWGYLRELVASEKAAQ, from the coding sequence ATGAAAAAAGTGACCAAGGCGATCTTCCCGGTGGCGGGGCTCGGAACGCGATTCCTTCCGGCGACCAAGTCCATTCCCAAGGAGATCATGACCCTGGTCGACCGCCCACTGATCCAATATGCCATCGACGAGGCCCGCGCGGCCGGGATCAAGGAGTTCATCTTCGTCACCTCCCGCGGCAAGGGCGCGCTCGAAGACTATTTCGACCACGCCCCCGTGCTCGAGCAGGAGTTGCGCAAGAAGGGCAAGGAGCAGCTCATGGAGGTGCTCAAGAACACCAACATGGAATCGGGTGCCATTGCCTACATCCGCCAGCACAAGGCGCTGGGCCTCGGCCACGCGGTCTGGTGCGCGCGCCGCCTGATCGGCAACGAACCCTTTGCCGTGATCCTGCCCGACGACGTGATCGCCGCCGAGAAGCCCTGCCTTCAGCAGATGGTCGAGGCCCACGAGGAGACCGGCGGCTGCATGGTTGCCGCAATGGAGGTTCCGCCCTCCAAAGCCTCCGCCTATGGCCTGCTGGCGGTAGAGGAGGATCACGGAAGCCTGGTCAAGGTGTCGGGCATGGTCGAAAAGCCCAAGCCCGAAGATGCGCCTTCCAACCTCGCGGTCATCGGCCGTTACATCCTCACGCCCAAGGTGCTGAACAACCTCAACAAGAAGCAGAAAGGCACCGGCGGCGAGATCCAGCTCACCGATGCCATCGCCGAGGAGATCGGCGGCAAGGCCGGCGTCTACGGCTACCGCTTCAACGGCGAGCGTTTCGACTGCGGCTCCAAGGCGGGCTTTCTCCAGGCCACCGTCTCCTTCGGCCTCAGTCGTGACGAGCTGCGCGACGAGCTCTGGGGCTACCTCCGCGAGCTTGTCGCCAGCGAAAAGGCGGCGCAGTAA
- a CDS encoding glycosyltransferase family 2 protein, whose amino-acid sequence MSESGEGRASVIIVSRGRPDELRRNLPAFRFQTHRNFELILVADPAGLAVARELNLSERMKLVECDEPNISLARNLGLAEAAAPLVAFIDDDATPEPPWLSRLLAPFSEAEVVASTGFVRGRNGISLQWQGVAADETGADIALDVNQTETTLLPSARCVKTHGTNCAFRLSALARIGGFDPAFRFYLDETDVTHRLAPQGGLTAIVPLAQVHHGFAANATRRANRAPTDLAPIGRSAVLFLRRHCPPERQPAALDAIRDGQQHRLALHRAARRLSATDSARLLDSLEAGIAEGQAADLADPAPLSPSKSPFRPFAKGPGPARHEVRGCTLLGYPGARARARADAASGEVVITLLRLSRTTRYHACRFDPEGFWVQRGGLFGRSLRTDPLFRFWRRASRVARESARLARFRDPAS is encoded by the coding sequence ATGAGCGAGAGCGGGGAGGGGCGCGCCAGCGTCATCATCGTGAGCCGGGGCCGTCCCGACGAGCTGCGCCGCAACCTTCCCGCCTTCCGCTTTCAGACCCACCGCAACTTCGAACTGATACTCGTGGCCGACCCTGCGGGGCTCGCGGTGGCGCGGGAGCTTAACCTTTCCGAGCGGATGAAGCTGGTAGAGTGCGACGAGCCGAACATCTCGCTGGCCCGCAATCTGGGTCTGGCAGAGGCCGCAGCGCCCCTCGTCGCCTTCATCGATGATGACGCCACGCCCGAGCCGCCCTGGCTCTCCCGCCTTCTCGCACCGTTTTCCGAGGCGGAGGTGGTGGCAAGCACCGGGTTCGTGCGGGGAAGAAACGGAATTTCCCTGCAATGGCAAGGGGTTGCAGCAGACGAGACCGGGGCGGATATCGCGCTCGACGTTAACCAAACCGAAACCACGCTGCTTCCGTCCGCGCGTTGCGTCAAGACTCACGGAACCAATTGCGCCTTCCGCCTGTCGGCCCTCGCCCGAATCGGCGGGTTCGATCCGGCGTTCCGCTTCTATCTCGATGAAACCGACGTTACCCACCGCCTCGCACCCCAGGGCGGGCTCACCGCCATCGTCCCTCTCGCGCAGGTCCATCACGGCTTTGCCGCAAACGCCACCCGCCGCGCCAACCGCGCGCCCACCGACCTCGCGCCCATCGGCCGCTCCGCCGTGCTCTTCCTCCGTCGCCACTGCCCGCCCGAACGCCAGCCGGCCGCCCTCGATGCCATCCGTGACGGCCAGCAGCATCGCCTCGCCCTGCACCGGGCCGCCCGCCGCCTGTCCGCCACGGACTCTGCACGGCTGCTGGACAGCCTCGAGGCCGGAATCGCCGAGGGTCAGGCCGCCGACCTGGCTGACCCGGCCCCCCTCTCTCCCTCCAAATCCCCGTTCCGCCCCTTTGCAAAGGGGCCGGGTCCGGCTCGGCACGAGGTTCGCGGCTGCACCCTGCTGGGCTATCCCGGCGCCCGCGCCAGGGCCCGCGCCGATGCTGCCTCCGGCGAGGTCGTCATCACGCTCCTGCGGCTCTCCCGCACCACCCGCTACCACGCCTGCCGCTTCGATCCTGAGGGCTTCTGGGTCCAGCGCGGGGGTCTCTTCGGCCGCTCGCTCCGCACCGATCCGCTGTTCCGTTTCTGGCGCCGGGCAAGCCGCGTTGCGCGCGAATCCGCCAGACTGGCCCGCTTCCGCGACCCTGCAAGCTGA
- a CDS encoding 3-deoxy-manno-octulosonate cytidylyltransferase, with product MSFLIVIPARYASQRYPGKPLAMLRGASGAEKSLIRRSWEAAQAVPGSPRVVVATDDDRIRAAAEGFGAEVVMTSSEARNGTERCAEAVKRLGGGFDVVVNLQGDAPLTPAWFVSELVEAMRAEPSAEIATPVLRCDGAALNAFLADRKAGRVGGTTAVFGHDRSALYFSKEVIPFTSQAYAAESATPVFHHVGVYAYRPDALAAYPAWPVGPLETLEGLEQLRFLEQGRRVLCVEVEGRGRAFWELNNPEDIPRIERMLAQMGVE from the coding sequence GTGAGCTTTCTCATCGTGATCCCGGCGCGCTACGCCTCGCAGCGCTATCCCGGCAAGCCGCTGGCCATGCTGCGCGGGGCGTCCGGCGCGGAGAAGTCGCTGATCCGGCGCAGCTGGGAGGCCGCGCAGGCGGTGCCCGGCAGCCCGCGCGTCGTTGTCGCCACCGATGACGACCGCATCCGCGCGGCCGCCGAAGGCTTCGGGGCCGAAGTGGTGATGACCTCCTCCGAGGCCCGCAACGGAACCGAGCGCTGTGCCGAGGCCGTGAAAAGGCTGGGCGGTGGCTTCGACGTGGTGGTGAACCTTCAAGGCGATGCGCCTCTCACGCCGGCGTGGTTCGTCTCCGAGCTGGTCGAGGCCATGCGCGCCGAACCCTCCGCCGAGATCGCCACGCCCGTGCTGCGCTGCGACGGCGCCGCGCTCAACGCCTTTCTGGCCGACCGCAAGGCAGGCCGGGTGGGCGGCACCACGGCGGTCTTCGGGCACGACCGATCGGCGCTCTACTTCTCCAAGGAGGTGATCCCCTTCACCTCGCAGGCCTATGCCGCCGAGAGTGCCACGCCGGTCTTTCACCACGTCGGCGTCTATGCCTATCGCCCCGATGCCCTGGCCGCCTACCCGGCCTGGCCCGTCGGGCCGCTGGAAACGCTCGAGGGGCTGGAGCAGCTCCGCTTTCTCGAGCAGGGTCGCCGGGTGCTCTGCGTCGAGGTCGAGGGCAGGGGCCGCGCCTTCTGGGAGCTGAACAACCCCGAGGACATTCCCCGCATCGAGCGCATGCTGGCCCAGATGGGCGTCGAATGA
- the cysQ gene encoding 3'(2'),5'-bisphosphate nucleotidase CysQ produces MDFDRLVTVMRHLALEAGAKIMEIYEADDFEVKSKSDASPVTEADEAADALIGAGLREAFPDVLVVTEEQAGTHTESAEAFLIVDPLDGTKEFINRRGDFTVNIAYVENGVPLRGVVYAPAKQRLFYTLASGQSVEEKGTLGFGEPGEQVPLHVSEPDNTALMVVASKSHRDAATDAYIGLYDVADMKSAGSSLKFCLVATGEADIYPRLGRTMEWDTAAGDAVLRGAGGRMVRFDDHTPFTYGKPGYENPFFIACAPDVALKQG; encoded by the coding sequence ATGGATTTCGACCGTTTGGTCACAGTGATGCGCCACCTCGCCCTGGAGGCCGGCGCGAAGATCATGGAGATCTACGAGGCCGACGATTTCGAGGTGAAGTCGAAATCCGATGCCAGCCCGGTGACCGAGGCCGACGAAGCCGCCGATGCCCTCATCGGTGCAGGCCTGCGCGAGGCCTTCCCCGATGTGCTGGTGGTGACCGAGGAGCAGGCTGGCACGCATACCGAATCCGCCGAGGCCTTCCTCATCGTCGACCCGCTCGACGGCACCAAGGAATTCATCAACCGTCGCGGCGACTTCACCGTGAACATCGCCTATGTCGAAAACGGCGTGCCCCTGCGCGGTGTGGTCTACGCCCCCGCCAAGCAGCGCCTGTTCTACACCCTCGCCTCCGGCCAGTCGGTCGAGGAGAAGGGCACACTCGGCTTTGGCGAGCCGGGCGAGCAAGTGCCGCTGCATGTCTCCGAGCCCGACAATACGGCGCTCATGGTCGTGGCGTCCAAGTCGCACCGCGATGCCGCCACAGACGCCTACATCGGCCTCTATGACGTGGCCGACATGAAGAGCGCGGGCAGCTCGCTCAAGTTCTGCCTGGTGGCCACCGGCGAGGCCGATATCTACCCGCGCCTCGGCCGCACCATGGAGTGGGATACGGCCGCCGGCGACGCCGTGCTCCGCGGTGCCGGCGGCAGGATGGTCCGGTTCGACGACCACACCCCCTTCACCTATGGCAAGCCGGGCTACGAGAACCCCTTCTTCATTGCCTGCGCCCCCGATGTCGCGCTGAAGCAGGGCTGA
- a CDS encoding ABC transporter permease, with amino-acid sequence MYEKQTPRTPYGSVMALLELIYHATVREVRKSHGNAVWGLVMNMIQTVILVTIFYFMFTILGMKRNAVRGDFVLYIMSGIFLFMTHIKAMGAVVGSEGPASAMMKHAPMNTLVAICSAALASLYTQVLSMAVVLFIYHVAINPIEIHDPVGTFGMMLLAWYSGVAVGMLLLSIKPWAPDAVSIITSIYSRANMVASGKMFLANNLPAYMLPFFSWNPLFHTIDQARGFAFINYNPHYSSIAYPMYVSLTLIMLGLLGEFFTRKRVSMSWSAKR; translated from the coding sequence ATGTACGAGAAGCAGACCCCCAGAACGCCCTACGGCTCCGTGATGGCGCTGCTGGAGCTGATCTATCACGCCACGGTGCGCGAGGTGCGCAAGTCGCATGGCAACGCCGTGTGGGGCCTCGTGATGAACATGATCCAGACCGTCATCCTGGTGACGATCTTCTATTTCATGTTCACCATCCTGGGCATGAAGCGCAATGCCGTGCGCGGGGATTTCGTGCTCTACATCATGAGCGGGATCTTCCTGTTCATGACGCATATCAAGGCGATGGGGGCGGTGGTAGGCTCGGAAGGCCCGGCTTCGGCGATGATGAAGCATGCGCCGATGAACACCCTGGTCGCGATCTGCTCCGCCGCGCTGGCCAGCCTGTATACCCAGGTGCTTTCGATGGCGGTGGTGCTCTTCATCTACCACGTGGCGATCAACCCGATCGAGATCCACGACCCCGTCGGAACCTTCGGGATGATGCTGCTGGCCTGGTACTCCGGGGTGGCGGTGGGGATGTTGCTGTTGTCGATCAAGCCCTGGGCGCCGGATGCGGTTTCGATCATTACCAGCATCTATTCGCGGGCCAACATGGTGGCCTCGGGCAAGATGTTCCTGGCCAACAACCTGCCGGCCTACATGCTGCCCTTCTTCTCCTGGAATCCGCTGTTTCACACCATCGACCAGGCCCGGGGATTTGCCTTTATCAACTATAATCCTCATTACAGTTCAATTGCTTACCCGATGTATGTGTCGCTGACGCTGATCATGCTGGGCTTGCTGGGCGAGTTCTTCACGCGCAAGCGCGTGTCGATGAGCTGGAGCGCGAAACGCTGA
- a CDS encoding mandelate racemase/muconate lactonizing enzyme family protein, whose translation MKITKVTSHVLRYDLPEPLGYSQQYYHQRTAHLVEVETDEGITGWGECFGAGNVALANRAIVEQVIQPMVLGMNPLDRDVVWHRVYNLLRDHGQKGMPIQSLSGVDIALWDIAGKVAGLPLCQMVGGRHRSRLPVYGYGMMLRPEPADELVARFPDEAAAIKGMGFVATKMKVGLGPRDDIRLIEAVRRGVGDDFRFMVDANHCYTTADAFHVGRAMEEFAPYWFEEPVAPEDHDGYRELRTGLTTNISGGEIEFNRWGWRALLEARALDIAQPEVCALGGITEYLRVLALCHAHFTPVVNHVWGSAVAVACNLHLLAAMPPLPGGLHPWEPMLEFDTTDNKFRDDLLEEPLDIQGQVARSGGFASVPEGPGLGVSPDRDFIAAYAVDR comes from the coding sequence ATGAAGATCACCAAAGTCACCAGCCACGTGCTGCGCTACGACCTGCCTGAACCGCTCGGCTACTCGCAGCAATATTACCACCAGCGCACCGCCCATCTCGTCGAGGTCGAGACCGACGAGGGCATCACCGGCTGGGGCGAGTGCTTCGGCGCGGGCAACGTGGCGCTGGCCAACCGCGCCATCGTCGAGCAGGTGATCCAGCCCATGGTGCTCGGGATGAACCCGCTCGACCGCGACGTGGTCTGGCACAGGGTCTACAACCTGCTGCGGGACCACGGGCAGAAGGGCATGCCCATCCAGTCGCTCTCCGGCGTCGACATCGCGCTGTGGGATATCGCCGGCAAGGTGGCGGGCCTGCCGCTCTGCCAGATGGTCGGCGGCCGCCACCGCAGCCGCCTGCCGGTCTACGGCTACGGGATGATGCTGCGCCCCGAACCCGCCGACGAGCTTGTCGCCCGTTTCCCCGACGAGGCCGCCGCGATCAAGGGCATGGGCTTTGTCGCCACAAAAATGAAAGTCGGCCTCGGCCCGCGCGACGACATCCGCCTGATCGAGGCCGTCCGCCGTGGCGTGGGCGACGACTTCCGATTCATGGTCGATGCCAACCACTGCTACACCACCGCCGACGCCTTCCATGTCGGCCGCGCGATGGAGGAGTTCGCACCCTACTGGTTCGAGGAGCCCGTCGCGCCGGAAGACCACGACGGCTACCGCGAGCTGCGCACCGGGCTCACCACCAACATCTCGGGCGGCGAGATCGAGTTCAACCGCTGGGGCTGGCGTGCGCTGCTGGAGGCCCGCGCCCTCGATATCGCTCAGCCCGAGGTCTGCGCGCTGGGCGGGATTACCGAGTATCTCCGGGTGCTCGCCCTCTGCCACGCCCATTTCACCCCGGTGGTAAATCACGTCTGGGGCTCGGCCGTGGCCGTGGCCTGCAACCTGCACCTGCTCGCCGCCATGCCGCCGCTGCCGGGTGGCCTGCACCCCTGGGAGCCGATGCTGGAATTCGACACGACCGACAACAAGTTCCGCGACGACCTGCTCGAGGAGCCGCTCGACATCCAGGGCCAGGTCGCCCGTTCGGGCGGCTTCGCCTCGGTGCCCGAAGGGCCGGGCCTCGGCGTCTCGCCCGACCGCGATTTCATCGCCGCCTATGCCGTGGACCGGTGA
- a CDS encoding alpha-ketoglutarate-dependent dioxygenase AlkB family protein, whose translation MTPEKLEFRGVALYPGLLDRPAQEAMVAALRRVAEAAPMFHPESRFGKRMSVKMTSAGAFGWVSDRRGYRYERRHPSGVAWPPIPAEVLAVWQAVSGVERAPECCLVNYYSETARMGLHQDIDESDFAMPVVSISLGDDALFRVGGLERSDPTASTWLRSGDVCVLAGEARRAFHGIDRLKPGTSTLLPQGGRLNVTLRVVT comes from the coding sequence ATGACGCCGGAGAAGCTCGAATTTCGCGGTGTGGCGCTCTACCCCGGTCTGCTCGACCGTCCGGCACAGGAGGCGATGGTGGCCGCGCTGCGCCGGGTGGCCGAGGCCGCGCCGATGTTTCACCCCGAATCCCGCTTCGGCAAGCGCATGTCGGTCAAGATGACCTCGGCCGGCGCCTTCGGATGGGTTTCCGACCGGCGCGGCTACCGCTACGAGCGCCGCCACCCCTCCGGCGTCGCCTGGCCCCCGATTCCCGCCGAGGTGCTGGCGGTCTGGCAGGCCGTGAGCGGCGTGGAGCGCGCACCCGAGTGCTGCCTGGTGAACTACTATTCAGAGACCGCCCGCATGGGCCTGCACCAGGATATCGACGAATCGGACTTTGCCATGCCGGTCGTCTCCATCTCGCTCGGGGATGACGCGCTCTTCCGCGTCGGCGGGCTCGAGCGGTCCGATCCCACCGCCTCCACCTGGCTTCGCTCCGGCGATGTCTGCGTTCTGGCAGGCGAGGCCCGCCGCGCCTTCCACGGCATCGACCGCCTCAAGCCCGGCACCTCCACCCTCCTCCCCCAGGGCGGCCGCCTCAACGTCACCCTCCGCGTCGTGACCTGA